The following are from one region of the Gryllotalpicola protaetiae genome:
- the pyrR gene encoding bifunctional pyr operon transcriptional regulator/uracil phosphoribosyltransferase PyrR, translated as MSTRIVLSEADIARALTRISHEILESNRGTEGLVVLGIPTRGVALAQRIAANIARIEPGSEVFAGSLDVTMYRDDLAHTRTRTPGRTSVPASIDGATVVLVDDVLFSGRTIRAALDALNDLGRPRIVRLAALVDRGHRELPIRADFVGKNLPSAYDERINVHLVENDGDEFVAIESKREESAE; from the coding sequence ATGAGCACGAGAATCGTGCTGAGTGAGGCTGACATCGCCCGTGCGTTGACGCGGATCTCTCACGAGATCCTCGAGTCGAACCGGGGAACGGAAGGTCTCGTCGTCCTCGGCATCCCGACCCGCGGTGTGGCGCTGGCGCAGCGCATCGCCGCGAACATCGCCCGCATCGAGCCGGGCAGCGAGGTCTTCGCCGGCAGCCTCGACGTGACCATGTACCGCGACGATCTCGCCCACACCCGCACCCGCACGCCGGGGCGCACGAGCGTTCCTGCCTCGATCGACGGCGCGACCGTGGTGCTCGTCGACGACGTGCTGTTCTCGGGCCGCACGATCAGGGCTGCGCTGGACGCACTGAATGACCTGGGACGCCCCCGCATCGTGCGCTTGGCCGCCCTCGTCGACCGCGGGCACCGTGAGCTGCCGATCAGGGCCGATTTCGTCGGCAAGAACCTGCCGTCGGCGTACGACGAGCGGATCAACGTGCACCTCGTCGAGAACGACGGCGACGAGTTCGTCGCGATCGAGAGCAAGCGAGAGGAGAGCGCGGAATGA
- a CDS encoding aspartate carbamoyltransferase catalytic subunit has product MRHLLSTKDLSRESAIRLLDIAEDMAEVQNREVKKLPTLRGKTVVNLFFEDSTRTRISFEAAAKRLSADVINFSAKGSSVSKGESLKDTAQTLQAMGADGVVIRHQSSGAPFTLATSGWIDAGVINAGDGMHEHPTQALLDAFTMRRRLHGEASRGKALDGVAVTIVGDILHSRVARSNVWLLDTLGAEVTLVAPPTLVPVDVSGWPVAVGYDLDEAIDDGVPDVLMMLRIQGERMHAAFFPNEREYSRTWGLDDERLARLAGDTIVMHPGPMNRGLEISAAAADSPRSTVREQVANGVSVRMAALYLLLAGEES; this is encoded by the coding sequence ATGAGGCACCTGCTCTCCACCAAGGATCTCTCGCGGGAATCCGCGATCCGCCTCCTCGACATTGCCGAGGACATGGCCGAGGTGCAGAACCGCGAGGTCAAGAAGCTGCCGACACTGCGCGGCAAGACCGTCGTCAACCTGTTCTTCGAGGATTCGACCCGCACCCGGATCAGCTTCGAGGCCGCGGCGAAGCGCCTCTCGGCCGACGTCATCAACTTCAGCGCGAAGGGCTCGAGCGTCTCCAAGGGCGAGAGCCTCAAGGACACCGCGCAGACCCTGCAGGCGATGGGCGCCGACGGCGTCGTGATCCGCCACCAGTCCTCCGGCGCGCCGTTCACCCTGGCGACCAGCGGGTGGATCGACGCGGGCGTCATCAATGCGGGCGACGGCATGCACGAGCATCCGACCCAGGCGCTGCTCGACGCCTTCACGATGCGCCGCCGACTGCACGGCGAGGCGAGCCGCGGCAAGGCGCTCGACGGCGTCGCGGTGACGATCGTCGGCGACATCCTGCACTCCCGCGTCGCGCGCTCCAACGTGTGGCTGCTCGACACTCTCGGCGCGGAGGTCACCCTGGTCGCGCCGCCGACCCTTGTGCCCGTCGACGTCTCGGGCTGGCCGGTCGCGGTCGGCTACGACCTCGACGAGGCGATCGACGACGGTGTGCCCGACGTGCTCATGATGCTGCGCATCCAGGGCGAGCGGATGCATGCCGCGTTCTTCCCGAACGAGCGCGAGTACTCGCGCACCTGGGGTCTCGACGACGAGCGCCTCGCGCGCCTCGCGGGCGACACCATCGTCATGCATCCCGGCCCGATGAACCGCGGGCTCGAGATCTCGGCGGCCGCCGCCGACTCGCCCCGCTCGACCGTGCGCGAGCAGGTCGCCAACGGGGTATCGGTTCGCATGGCGGCGCTGTATCTGCTTCTGGCCGGAGAGGAATCATGA